The proteins below are encoded in one region of Fibrella aestuarina BUZ 2:
- the mraY gene encoding phospho-N-acetylmuramoyl-pentapeptide-transferase, producing the protein MLYYLFQYLDRNFDFPGAGVFQYISFRALGTVVTSLLIAAVFGRRIIDTLRSLQIGESIRDLGLEGQMQKRGTPTMGGFIILSSLLIPVLLFAKLSNVYIILLLVSAVWTGLIGFLDDYIKVFKKNKEGLQGKFKVVGQVGLGLIVGLTLSFNQHVKIRVYDAPVAGSITRQLTRYQDIHSTVSTIPFVKNNEFDYSSLLFGLVSPDYTWIIYTLACIFIITAVSNGANITDGIDGLAAGSSTIIALTLAVLAYLSGNARFADYLNIMYIPNSGEIVIFCAAFIGACVGFLWYNSYPAQVFMGDTGSLMLGGVIAVISLSLRKELLIPIVCGIFLAELVSVMLQVSYFKYTKKKFGEGRRLLLMSPLHHHFQKKGYHEAKIVTRFWIVGIILAVMTLATLKLR; encoded by the coding sequence ATGCTCTATTACCTCTTTCAGTATCTCGACCGGAATTTCGATTTTCCTGGAGCGGGGGTTTTTCAATACATCTCGTTTCGGGCACTCGGCACGGTAGTGACGTCACTGCTCATCGCGGCGGTATTTGGTCGGCGGATCATCGACACGCTGCGGTCGCTGCAAATCGGGGAGTCGATCCGCGATCTGGGGCTGGAAGGGCAAATGCAGAAGCGCGGCACCCCCACGATGGGCGGCTTTATCATTCTGTCGTCGTTGCTGATTCCGGTGCTGCTGTTTGCCAAACTGTCCAACGTCTACATCATCCTGCTGCTGGTATCGGCCGTCTGGACGGGCCTGATTGGCTTTCTTGACGACTACATCAAGGTCTTTAAAAAGAACAAAGAGGGGTTACAGGGCAAGTTCAAAGTAGTCGGTCAGGTAGGACTGGGGCTCATCGTGGGGCTCACGCTATCATTTAACCAGCACGTCAAAATCCGGGTGTACGACGCCCCGGTAGCCGGCTCGATCACGCGACAATTGACTCGTTATCAAGACATTCACTCTACCGTCTCGACGATTCCATTCGTTAAAAACAACGAGTTCGATTATAGCTCGCTGCTGTTTGGCCTGGTCTCACCCGATTACACCTGGATCATCTACACGCTGGCTTGTATTTTCATTATCACAGCCGTTTCCAACGGGGCCAACATCACCGACGGCATCGATGGGCTGGCGGCGGGCTCGTCGACGATCATCGCGCTGACCCTGGCGGTGCTGGCTTACCTGTCGGGGAACGCCCGGTTCGCCGATTACCTCAACATCATGTACATCCCCAACTCGGGCGAGATCGTAATTTTCTGCGCCGCCTTCATTGGGGCCTGTGTGGGCTTTCTTTGGTATAATTCCTACCCGGCGCAGGTCTTCATGGGCGACACGGGCAGCCTGATGCTCGGGGGGGTTATTGCGGTAATCTCGCTCAGTCTGCGCAAAGAACTGCTGATCCCGATCGTGTGCGGCATTTTCCTGGCCGAGCTGGTGTCGGTGATGCTTCAGGTCAGCTACTTCAAATACACCAAGAAGAAGTTTGGGGAAGGCCGACGGCTCTTGTTGATGTCGCCGTTACACCACCATTTTCAAAAGAAAGGCTACCATGAAGCCAAGATCGTTACCCGCTTCTGGATTGTGGGGATCATCTTGGCCGTTATGACGCTGGCCACGCTCAAATTGCGATAG